In Myxococcus stipitatus, the following are encoded in one genomic region:
- a CDS encoding SDR family NAD(P)-dependent oxidoreductase codes for MAEMSYRTALVTGASSGLGRGLALWLAKRGLRVFAAGRRMPQLQALAAEAQAAGATVEPVEMDVTQVESTQERLLELDAECGGLDLVVANAGVGGVTHGRRMEWAPVRAIIDTNVTGAAATLTAVLPRMVERRRGHLVGISSLAAHRGLAGHAAYSASKAFLATFLESLRVDLSNTGVRVTCVFPGFVKSEMTANNAFPMPFLMETEEAVELMGAGILRGDAELSFPWQLAIPSRLAKVLPNPIFDAAARRLR; via the coding sequence ATGGCGGAGATGAGCTACCGGACGGCGCTGGTGACAGGCGCTTCGAGCGGCCTGGGACGGGGCCTCGCGCTGTGGTTGGCCAAGCGGGGCCTCCGAGTGTTCGCCGCGGGACGCCGCATGCCGCAGCTCCAGGCGCTCGCCGCCGAGGCGCAGGCCGCCGGTGCGACGGTGGAGCCGGTGGAGATGGACGTCACCCAGGTGGAGTCCACCCAAGAGCGGCTGCTCGAGCTCGATGCGGAGTGTGGCGGGTTGGACCTCGTCGTCGCCAACGCGGGGGTCGGCGGTGTCACGCATGGACGGAGGATGGAGTGGGCGCCGGTCCGCGCCATCATCGACACCAACGTCACGGGCGCCGCCGCCACGTTGACGGCGGTGTTGCCGCGCATGGTGGAGCGCCGGCGAGGGCACCTGGTGGGCATCTCCAGCCTCGCCGCGCACCGAGGGCTCGCGGGCCATGCGGCGTATTCGGCGTCCAAGGCGTTCCTCGCGACGTTCCTCGAGAGCCTGCGCGTGGACCTGAGCAACACGGGCGTGCGTGTCACGTGTGTGTTCCCGGGCTTCGTGAAGAGCGAGATGACCGCCAACAACGCCTTCCCCATGCCCTTCCTGATGGAGACGGAGGAGGCCGTGGAGTTGATGGGCGCGGGCATCCTTCGCGGTGACGCGGAGCTGTCCTTCCCGTGGCAGCTCGCCATCCCCTCTCGGCTGGCGAAGGTGCTGCCCAACCCGATTTTCGACGCCGCCGCCCGCCGGCTGCGCTGA
- a CDS encoding arylsulfatase — MATKKKEASKQPNILVIFGDDIGYWNVSAYNLGAMGYRTPNIDRLAKEGALFTDYYAQQSCTAGRAAFITGQCPFRTGLTKVGMPGAKVGLQPEDPTIADLLKARGYMTAQFGKNHLGDRDEYLPTVHGFDEFFGNLYHLNAEEEPENPDYPKDPAFRKHFGPRGVLRCKSDGKGGQTVKDTGPLTKKRMETVDEEFLGAAMDYLERAKKSDQPFFMWFNTTRMHIHTHLKPESRGKTGLGLYPDGMVEHDGQVGQLLDKLDELGLSENTIVVYTTDNGAMTCMWPDGGMTPFRGEKDTNWEGAFRAPCVVRWPGVIEPGTQFNELFSSEDWLPTFLSAAGDPDIVEKCKRGHDANGKHFKVHLDGYDQTEFLAGKNPSQRVEFFYFGDDGELVAVRHGRMKLVFAEQNAKGIEAWGEPFTFRRAPLAFDLRADPLERSQDAVGYQAWLIDHAFYFVPAQQAVARFLSTFREFPPRQRPSSFSVDQVVAKLEAAPSGLH; from the coding sequence ATGGCCACCAAGAAGAAGGAAGCCAGCAAGCAGCCCAACATCCTCGTCATCTTCGGCGACGATATCGGCTACTGGAACGTCAGCGCCTACAACCTTGGAGCCATGGGCTACCGCACGCCCAACATCGACCGGCTCGCGAAGGAAGGCGCGCTCTTCACCGACTACTACGCGCAACAGAGTTGCACCGCTGGACGCGCGGCCTTCATCACCGGACAATGTCCCTTCCGCACCGGCCTCACCAAGGTCGGCATGCCGGGCGCGAAGGTCGGCCTCCAGCCCGAGGACCCCACCATCGCCGACCTGCTCAAGGCCCGCGGCTACATGACGGCCCAGTTCGGGAAGAACCACCTGGGAGACCGCGACGAGTACCTGCCCACCGTCCACGGCTTCGACGAGTTCTTCGGCAACCTCTACCACCTCAACGCGGAGGAGGAGCCAGAGAACCCGGACTATCCGAAGGACCCCGCGTTCAGGAAGCACTTCGGTCCGCGCGGCGTGCTGCGCTGCAAGTCGGATGGCAAGGGCGGGCAGACGGTGAAGGACACGGGCCCGCTCACGAAGAAGCGCATGGAGACGGTGGACGAGGAGTTCCTCGGCGCGGCCATGGACTACCTGGAGCGCGCGAAGAAGTCCGACCAGCCGTTCTTCATGTGGTTCAACACCACGCGCATGCACATCCACACGCACCTGAAGCCCGAGTCCCGGGGCAAGACGGGGCTGGGGCTGTACCCGGACGGCATGGTCGAGCACGACGGCCAGGTGGGCCAGCTGCTCGACAAGCTCGACGAGTTGGGGCTCTCCGAGAACACTATTGTCGTCTACACCACGGACAACGGCGCGATGACGTGCATGTGGCCCGACGGCGGCATGACGCCCTTCCGAGGTGAGAAGGACACGAACTGGGAAGGCGCCTTCCGCGCGCCGTGTGTGGTGCGCTGGCCCGGCGTCATCGAGCCGGGCACGCAGTTCAACGAGCTGTTCTCCTCGGAGGACTGGCTGCCCACGTTCCTCTCCGCGGCGGGAGACCCGGACATCGTGGAGAAGTGCAAGCGCGGCCACGACGCCAACGGCAAGCACTTCAAGGTGCATCTGGACGGGTATGACCAGACCGAGTTCCTGGCCGGCAAGAACCCCTCGCAGCGCGTGGAGTTCTTCTACTTCGGCGACGACGGGGAGCTGGTCGCGGTGCGCCACGGACGCATGAAGCTCGTCTTCGCGGAGCAGAACGCCAAGGGCATCGAGGCCTGGGGTGAGCCGTTCACCTTCCGCCGCGCGCCGCTCGCGTTCGACTTGCGCGCCGACCCGCTGGAGCGCTCGCAGGACGCGGTGGGTTATCAGGCCTGGCTCATCGACCATGCCTTCTACTTCGTCCCCGCGCAGCAGGCCGTGGCGCGGTTCCTGTCGACGTTCCGCGAGTTCCCGCCTCGCCAGCGCCCGTCCAGCTTCTCCGTGGACCAGGTCGTCGCGAAGCTGGAGGCCGCGCCGTCGGGCCTGCACTGA
- a CDS encoding threonine/serine ThrE exporter family protein, translated as MSEVAEPLAAPADNVTVDMLLDLARALHLAYVPAFGVESRVRRAARAWGVKVDVFTLQTLALTETRTGEKRRVDFRRLPFNPHWNLRRGARLLLLSSAIEKKQVTVAQARAELDRIMTPVHDRPEWLVFLAYAVYGAAVAVRVGGSLWELVAGFAVGLLAGGIHYGTLVSLRMDLQKSFLAAFLGTLLSFLLTFVLPPFDAPRALFGGITLLVPAMVVTLAAAELVGESVEAGITRLTYGLLRFLMLGVGIVAAATLWTFFFPFPAQMEAHALPYPLRFIVIAVGGLALSVCMTARRRDMPWIVGAVLLAWGVQELTKAVLGDKGSPLFSAFVLGVVGQLYGRMPDRLSSTIIFPGLLQLAPGFVGTRAILAFLGVKGQGSDARAFDLLLVALQLVMGLLFAFMLGLSHDARASTQEREMDAPSPDDSKRAARPPP; from the coding sequence ATGAGCGAGGTAGCGGAGCCCTTGGCGGCCCCGGCCGACAATGTCACGGTGGACATGTTGCTGGACCTCGCGCGGGCGCTGCATCTGGCCTACGTCCCCGCGTTCGGCGTCGAGAGCCGGGTGCGGCGCGCGGCTCGGGCCTGGGGCGTGAAGGTGGATGTCTTCACGCTGCAGACGCTCGCGCTCACGGAGACACGCACCGGCGAGAAACGGCGCGTCGACTTTCGCAGGCTGCCCTTCAATCCGCACTGGAACCTGCGGCGCGGCGCACGCCTGTTGCTGTTGTCATCCGCCATCGAGAAGAAGCAGGTCACGGTGGCCCAGGCCCGCGCGGAGCTGGACCGCATCATGACGCCCGTGCACGACCGGCCCGAGTGGCTCGTCTTCCTGGCGTATGCCGTCTATGGCGCCGCGGTCGCCGTGAGGGTGGGCGGCTCGCTCTGGGAATTGGTGGCGGGCTTCGCGGTGGGGCTGCTCGCGGGGGGCATCCACTACGGCACGCTCGTCTCGCTGCGCATGGACCTGCAGAAGAGCTTCCTCGCGGCGTTCCTGGGGACGCTGCTGTCCTTCCTGCTGACCTTCGTGTTGCCTCCCTTCGATGCCCCGCGCGCGCTCTTTGGAGGCATCACCTTGTTGGTGCCCGCGATGGTGGTGACCCTGGCGGCGGCGGAGTTGGTGGGTGAGTCCGTGGAGGCGGGCATCACCCGGCTCACCTATGGCCTGCTGCGCTTCTTGATGCTCGGCGTGGGAATCGTCGCGGCGGCGACGCTCTGGACCTTCTTCTTTCCGTTCCCGGCCCAGATGGAGGCCCATGCCCTGCCGTACCCGCTGCGCTTCATCGTCATCGCGGTGGGCGGCCTGGCCTTGTCGGTGTGCATGACGGCGCGGCGCCGCGACATGCCGTGGATTGTCGGCGCGGTGCTGTTGGCGTGGGGCGTCCAGGAACTCACCAAGGCCGTGCTGGGTGACAAGGGCAGTCCGCTCTTCTCCGCGTTCGTGCTGGGCGTCGTGGGGCAACTCTACGGCCGCATGCCAGACCGGCTCTCATCCACCATCATCTTCCCGGGCTTGCTCCAACTCGCGCCGGGCTTCGTCGGCACGCGCGCCATCCTGGCGTTCCTGGGCGTGAAAGGGCAGGGCAGTGATGCACGCGCGTTCGACCTGCTCCTCGTGGCGCTGCAACTGGTGATGGGGCTGCTCTTCGCCTTCATGCTGGGCCTGTCACATGACGCGCGGGCGTCCACGCAGGAGCGCGAAATGGACGCGCCCTCGCCCGACGATTCGAAGCGGGCCGCGCGGCCTCCGCCCTGA
- a CDS encoding histone deacetylase: MKPTLLLTDPLFLQHDPGESHPESPARLQRILGVLARAPVRGTVMAPPRSATDAELAAVHTPQLLARLKELSGHRASIDSDTAVSPDSVDAARLAAGASVQAVEMVMAGKARNAFALVRPPGHHAEPDRAMGFCLLNNAAIAAEAGRRLGAERVLVLDWDVHHGNGTQAAFWGRRDVMYQSVHQFPYYPGTGATPEVGTGAGEGYTVNVGLPGGNSDADYGMLFEELLLPVAESFRPQLVLVSAGFDPHYHDPIGGMDVTERGFAAMCSAMRSLAERVCDGKLVLLLEGGYSLEGLSQSVHACVEVLAGRTDSFPTGDTHPDAKEALVASRAALKPYWSALS, encoded by the coding sequence ATGAAGCCCACCCTCCTGCTGACCGACCCCCTCTTCCTCCAGCACGACCCGGGCGAATCCCACCCGGAGTCTCCCGCGAGGCTCCAACGCATCCTCGGAGTGCTCGCGCGGGCGCCCGTGCGGGGCACGGTGATGGCGCCTCCTCGCTCGGCGACGGACGCGGAGCTGGCGGCGGTCCACACGCCGCAGCTGCTCGCGCGGCTCAAGGAGCTCAGCGGCCACCGGGCGAGCATCGACTCGGACACCGCCGTCTCTCCCGACAGCGTGGACGCGGCGAGGCTGGCCGCGGGGGCGTCCGTGCAGGCCGTGGAGATGGTGATGGCGGGGAAGGCTCGCAACGCGTTCGCGCTGGTGAGGCCCCCGGGCCATCACGCGGAGCCGGACCGCGCCATGGGCTTCTGCCTCTTGAACAACGCGGCCATCGCCGCGGAGGCCGGACGGCGGCTGGGCGCCGAGCGGGTCCTGGTGCTCGACTGGGACGTGCACCACGGCAACGGCACCCAGGCGGCGTTCTGGGGCCGCCGCGATGTGATGTACCAGTCGGTGCACCAGTTCCCGTACTACCCGGGCACCGGCGCCACGCCCGAGGTGGGCACCGGCGCGGGTGAGGGCTACACCGTCAACGTGGGGCTGCCGGGCGGCAACTCGGACGCGGACTACGGCATGTTGTTCGAGGAGCTGCTGCTCCCCGTGGCCGAGTCCTTCCGCCCCCAACTGGTGCTGGTGTCCGCGGGCTTCGACCCCCACTACCACGACCCCATCGGTGGAATGGATGTCACGGAGCGGGGCTTCGCCGCGATGTGCTCCGCCATGCGCTCGCTCGCCGAGCGCGTGTGCGACGGCAAGCTGGTGTTGCTGCTGGAAGGTGGCTACTCGCTGGAGGGCTTGTCGCAGTCCGTGCACGCCTGTGTCGAGGTGCTCGCCGGGCGCACGGACAGCTTCCCCACGGGCGACACCCACCCGGACGCGAAGGAGGCGCTGGTGGCGAGCCGCGCGGCGCTCAAGCCCTACTGGAGCGCACTGTCGTAG
- a CDS encoding HAMP domain-containing methyl-accepting chemotaxis protein — translation MAPRFKKPGLRSILLGSFAVVLALILGTLYFVVPSRVEQFLVTRLTSHGEDKALQAARDLADHTVASLPPRLETLHGGDDDFALIAVLTADGRVQSLHPPTAEAWLVKNLRERLESHPGSPLDGAVFDNGNKVAARPVTLREGPGQVLVAVNFSSLEEVVTSLRQVVLLAFGIGLALFLVVAFFISRAFILVPLDAMMTMARRLAEADLTGRVDVGSRDELGLLAEALNRIAQSWRDTLGRVRGVSDVVAGVIEQIHRTGTTVSSGAGTVQARVEETSSSMVQMMASLRGIAENVEVLYQSAEESSSSIMEMAATNDEVAENVTAMAASVEETTSAIEEMTFSIKEVAKNIQDLSASTEETSSAISQMDAAIGQVEANAKETARLSEQVFDDAQTGVEALRKTLTGIDRIKESSRAAADVIDSLGRRISEIGNILNVIDDVAEQTNLLALNAAIIAAQAGDHGKGFAVVAEEIKDLAERTGASTKEIAELIRSIQDESRNAVVVMNQGARNVEEGVQLGREAEGALRKINDSTQKSTQMVKAIARATVEQARGSKQVTASIHRISETVQQISKASNEQAKGGEQIMKSAEKMKTLTAHVQRSSQEQAHGSKQITRSIESINEMVTHLNRAQKEQTKGSEQVLKAVETIKGVSEHQTRSVKQLEEAIDNLQRQAEILRGEVRRFRV, via the coding sequence TTGGCTCCGCGCTTCAAGAAACCCGGCCTGCGCAGCATCCTGCTCGGCTCCTTCGCCGTGGTGCTCGCGCTCATCCTCGGGACGCTCTACTTCGTCGTCCCCTCGAGAGTGGAGCAGTTCCTGGTGACGCGCCTGACCAGCCACGGCGAGGACAAGGCGCTCCAGGCCGCGCGCGACCTGGCGGACCACACCGTCGCCTCGCTGCCGCCTCGGCTGGAGACGCTGCATGGCGGCGATGACGACTTCGCGCTCATCGCCGTGCTCACCGCGGACGGCCGGGTGCAGTCGCTGCATCCGCCCACCGCGGAGGCGTGGCTGGTGAAGAACCTGCGCGAGCGGCTGGAGAGCCACCCTGGCTCTCCGCTGGATGGCGCCGTCTTCGACAACGGCAACAAGGTCGCCGCGCGTCCGGTGACGCTGCGCGAGGGCCCGGGCCAGGTGCTGGTCGCGGTGAACTTCAGCTCGCTCGAGGAGGTCGTCACCTCGCTGCGGCAGGTGGTGCTGCTGGCGTTCGGCATCGGCCTGGCGCTCTTCCTCGTGGTGGCCTTCTTCATCTCGCGTGCGTTCATCCTCGTTCCGCTGGACGCGATGATGACCATGGCGCGCAGGCTGGCGGAGGCGGACCTCACGGGCCGGGTGGACGTGGGCTCGCGCGACGAATTGGGCCTGCTGGCGGAGGCGCTCAACCGCATCGCGCAGAGCTGGCGCGACACGCTGGGCCGGGTGCGCGGCGTGTCGGACGTGGTGGCGGGGGTCATCGAACAGATTCACCGCACGGGCACCACGGTGTCCTCGGGCGCGGGCACCGTGCAGGCGCGCGTGGAGGAGACGTCGTCCTCCATGGTGCAGATGATGGCGTCGCTGCGCGGCATCGCGGAGAACGTGGAGGTCCTCTACCAGAGCGCGGAGGAGAGCAGCTCCTCCATCATGGAGATGGCGGCCACCAACGACGAGGTGGCGGAGAACGTCACGGCCATGGCCGCGAGCGTGGAGGAGACCACCAGCGCCATCGAGGAGATGACGTTCTCCATCAAGGAAGTGGCCAAGAACATCCAGGACCTGTCCGCCTCCACGGAGGAGACGTCCTCGGCCATCAGCCAGATGGACGCGGCCATCGGTCAGGTGGAGGCCAACGCGAAGGAGACCGCGCGCCTGTCCGAGCAGGTCTTCGACGATGCCCAGACGGGCGTGGAGGCGCTGCGCAAGACGCTCACCGGCATCGACCGCATCAAGGAGTCCAGCCGCGCGGCGGCGGACGTCATCGACAGCCTGGGCCGGCGCATCTCCGAGATTGGCAACATCCTCAACGTCATCGACGACGTGGCCGAGCAGACGAACCTGCTCGCCCTCAACGCCGCCATCATCGCCGCGCAGGCGGGAGACCACGGCAAGGGCTTCGCGGTGGTGGCGGAGGAGATCAAGGACCTGGCCGAGCGCACCGGCGCGTCCACGAAGGAAATCGCCGAACTCATCCGCAGCATCCAGGACGAGAGCCGCAACGCGGTGGTGGTGATGAACCAGGGCGCGCGCAACGTGGAGGAGGGCGTGCAACTGGGCCGCGAGGCGGAAGGGGCGCTGCGCAAAATCAACGACAGCACCCAGAAGTCCACGCAGATGGTGAAGGCCATCGCCCGCGCCACCGTGGAGCAGGCGCGCGGCAGCAAGCAGGTGACGGCCTCCATCCACCGCATCAGCGAGACGGTGCAGCAGATCTCCAAGGCCTCCAATGAGCAGGCCAAGGGCGGCGAGCAGATCATGAAGAGCGCCGAGAAGATGAAGACGCTCACCGCCCACGTGCAGCGCAGCAGCCAGGAGCAGGCGCACGGCAGCAAGCAGATCACCCGCTCCATCGAGAGCATCAACGAGATGGTGACGCACCTGAACCGCGCCCAGAAGGAGCAGACCAAGGGCAGCGAGCAGGTGCTCAAGGCGGTGGAGACCATCAAGGGGGTCTCCGAGCACCAGACGCGCTCCGTGAAGCAGCTGGAGGAGGCCATCGACAACCTCCAGCGCCAGGCGGAAATCCTCCGGGGCGAGGTGCGCCGCTTCCGCGTCTAG
- a CDS encoding MFS transporter — protein sequence MPTERQVSERAVVFLIGAVQFVNILDFVMVLPLGPDFGKGLGIASSHIGTVGGAYTAAASVAGLAGGYFLDRFDRRKALAVCMLGLVLATAAGGLAVGLSSLLLARVAAGLFGGPATSLSLSVIADVIPVERRGRALGAVMGSFSVASVVGVPMALKLAEHGGWRLPFFVVAALGALVVLGALFFLPPVRGHLKEGGGPARTAGVLELLSRSEVRLSYVMTAVVMMASFVLIPNISAYLQQNLGYPRDLLWLPYFIGGIMSFITLRVAGPLVDKLGAFKVVVGGAVLLLGTTYVGFVDYPHWMPIPLLFVLMMTSMGLRNVAYNTLTSRVPDSSVRARFMSLQSAVQHMAAALGAFLSSRLLTDLPDGRLGGMEHVAWVSMGMTVLLPVVLWSVERQVLEREQARGLGVSPGPGLPGPLATGSDPHG from the coding sequence ATGCCGACAGAGCGACAGGTGTCCGAGCGCGCGGTGGTCTTCCTGATTGGCGCGGTCCAGTTCGTCAACATCCTGGACTTCGTGATGGTGCTGCCGCTGGGGCCCGACTTCGGCAAGGGGCTGGGCATCGCGTCCTCGCACATCGGCACCGTGGGCGGGGCCTACACGGCGGCGGCCAGCGTCGCGGGGCTCGCCGGGGGCTACTTCCTGGACCGCTTCGACCGGCGCAAGGCGCTGGCGGTGTGCATGCTGGGGCTGGTGCTGGCCACGGCCGCGGGTGGGCTCGCGGTGGGGCTGTCCTCGCTCCTGCTGGCGCGCGTGGCGGCGGGGCTCTTCGGTGGGCCCGCCACGTCGCTGTCGCTGTCCGTCATCGCGGATGTGATTCCGGTGGAGCGGCGGGGGCGGGCGCTGGGCGCGGTGATGGGGTCCTTCTCCGTCGCCTCGGTGGTGGGCGTGCCCATGGCGCTGAAGCTGGCGGAGCACGGAGGCTGGCGCCTGCCGTTCTTCGTGGTGGCGGCCCTGGGGGCGCTGGTGGTGCTGGGCGCTCTCTTCTTCCTCCCGCCGGTGCGTGGACACCTGAAGGAAGGGGGCGGGCCCGCGCGGACGGCGGGCGTGCTGGAGCTGCTCTCGCGCTCGGAGGTGCGGCTGTCCTACGTGATGACGGCGGTGGTGATGATGGCCAGCTTCGTGCTCATCCCCAACATCTCCGCCTACCTCCAGCAGAACCTGGGCTACCCCCGGGACTTGCTGTGGCTGCCGTACTTCATCGGCGGCATCATGAGCTTCATCACCCTGAGGGTGGCGGGGCCGCTGGTGGACAAGCTGGGGGCCTTCAAGGTGGTGGTGGGCGGCGCGGTGCTCCTGCTGGGAACCACGTACGTGGGCTTCGTGGACTACCCCCACTGGATGCCCATCCCCCTGCTCTTCGTGTTGATGATGACCTCCATGGGGCTGCGCAACGTGGCGTACAACACGCTGACCTCCCGCGTGCCGGACAGCTCCGTGCGAGCGCGCTTCATGTCGTTGCAGTCCGCCGTCCAGCACATGGCCGCGGCCCTGGGCGCCTTTCTCAGCTCGCGATTGTTGACGGACCTTCCGGACGGCAGGCTGGGGGGGATGGAGCACGTGGCCTGGGTGTCGATGGGCATGACGGTGCTCCTGCCCGTGGTGCTGTGGAGCGTGGAGCGGCAGGTCCTGGAGAGGGAGCAGGCGCGGGGCCTGGGGGTTTCCCCAGGGCCGGGTCTCCCGGGCCCGCTGGCCACCGGGTCGGACCCGCACGGTTAG
- the tatB gene encoding Sec-independent protein translocase protein TatB, giving the protein MFNIGAGEMVLIAVAALLILGPQRLPELARAIGKFMREFRRQTDEVRNVVEREFYSMDHEMNRETTPPVRPGLPFGRSPAPQVGAPDAQPAADAQVPVASDAPPPEGQATRAPLGLDGAELPEPATSPAPPTSEPVAEASAPASEPASSTPSSAASESVGADGLPRLAPLPGTVARNAPKRS; this is encoded by the coding sequence ATGTTCAACATCGGCGCAGGCGAAATGGTGCTCATCGCGGTGGCCGCGCTGCTCATCCTTGGGCCGCAGCGGTTGCCCGAGCTGGCGCGAGCCATCGGCAAGTTCATGCGGGAGTTCCGTCGCCAGACGGACGAGGTCCGCAACGTGGTGGAGCGCGAGTTCTACTCGATGGACCATGAGATGAACCGGGAGACGACCCCACCGGTGAGGCCGGGCCTGCCCTTCGGGCGCTCTCCCGCGCCCCAGGTGGGAGCGCCGGACGCGCAGCCCGCCGCGGACGCGCAGGTCCCCGTGGCTTCCGACGCGCCGCCGCCAGAGGGACAGGCGACTCGCGCGCCGCTGGGCCTGGACGGGGCGGAGCTGCCCGAGCCCGCCACGAGCCCGGCCCCGCCGACTTCAGAGCCGGTGGCGGAGGCTTCCGCGCCCGCCAGTGAGCCTGCTTCTTCCACCCCGTCGTCCGCCGCCTCGGAGAGCGTGGGCGCCGATGGACTGCCCCGGCTCGCGCCGCTGCCTGGAACGGTGGCGCGCAACGCGCCGAAACGGAGCTGA
- the tatC gene encoding twin-arginine translocase subunit TatC, whose product MSLMEHLSELRGRLMKCTLAVLVLGMASLVFAKPIFGVLMRPVLDALPEGNRALIYTSGIEEINVLMKVGVYCGIFLTTPVILWQIWGFVSPGLFPEERRYAAPFVAFGSLAFILGASFCYFAVLPSMFKFLLNEEETLALEQRLDTARLRADDALRFLRVGDAERAGMLAKETSASLRADGEGQSPEPERAPSQSVELKSRLDGLGKLLDAAAEGFGVQSRGVLRQAVEKKVAAVTAYAKQDYAAASAAMDEAASLLAGVAPTRTEELAGLWKLEKELSAGEARHEASTWTRPMLTMHEQLSLVLLLILAFGIIFELPLVMALLGVVGVVQSKWLFKYQRHAFVVCLIAAAIITPTGDVVNLSLMAGPMLACYELGVLLVWLVERRRARSAAAETGITPVS is encoded by the coding sequence ATGAGCTTGATGGAGCACCTGTCGGAGCTCCGCGGGCGCCTCATGAAGTGCACCCTGGCCGTCCTCGTCCTGGGGATGGCTTCGCTCGTGTTCGCCAAGCCCATCTTCGGCGTGTTGATGCGGCCGGTGCTGGATGCGCTCCCAGAGGGCAACCGCGCCCTCATCTACACGTCCGGCATCGAGGAGATCAACGTCCTCATGAAGGTCGGCGTGTACTGCGGCATCTTCCTCACCACGCCCGTCATCCTCTGGCAGATCTGGGGCTTCGTCTCGCCGGGGTTGTTCCCGGAGGAGCGGCGCTACGCGGCGCCCTTCGTCGCGTTCGGCTCGCTGGCCTTCATCCTGGGCGCGTCGTTCTGCTACTTCGCGGTGCTGCCCTCCATGTTCAAGTTCCTCCTCAACGAGGAGGAGACGCTGGCCCTGGAGCAGCGGCTGGACACGGCGCGGCTGCGCGCGGATGACGCCTTGCGCTTCCTGCGCGTGGGCGACGCGGAGCGCGCGGGCATGCTGGCGAAGGAGACCAGCGCCTCGCTGCGCGCGGACGGAGAGGGGCAGTCGCCAGAGCCCGAGCGCGCGCCCTCTCAGTCGGTGGAGCTCAAGTCGCGCCTGGACGGGCTGGGCAAGCTGCTGGACGCCGCGGCCGAGGGCTTCGGTGTCCAGTCCCGAGGCGTGCTGCGGCAGGCGGTGGAGAAGAAGGTCGCCGCGGTGACGGCCTACGCCAAGCAGGACTACGCGGCGGCGTCAGCGGCCATGGACGAGGCGGCGAGCCTGCTGGCGGGTGTGGCGCCCACGCGCACGGAGGAGCTGGCCGGGCTGTGGAAGTTGGAGAAGGAGCTGTCCGCGGGTGAGGCGCGGCACGAGGCGTCGACGTGGACGCGGCCCATGCTGACCATGCACGAGCAGCTGTCGCTGGTGCTGCTGCTCATCCTGGCCTTCGGCATCATCTTCGAGCTGCCGCTGGTGATGGCGCTGCTGGGCGTGGTGGGCGTGGTCCAGTCGAAATGGCTGTTCAAGTACCAGCGTCACGCGTTTGTCGTCTGCCTCATCGCCGCGGCCATCATCACCCCCACCGGTGACGTGGTGAACCTGTCGCTGATGGCGGGCCCCATGCTGGCCTGCTACGAGCTGGGGGTCCTCCTGGTGTGGTTGGTGGAGCGGCGGCGGGCTCGGAGCGCGGCGGCGGAGACGGGAATCACACCGGTGTCGTAG
- a CDS encoding potassium channel family protein codes for MGGSRRHLRANLRYLRALVRRFRTTLVLALALFGGGPLLFDWRYVGPSGERLSFGEALHHVYFLLYGQPSLPYVHDWVIEVLNVVIPPVGIALVADGVVRFAYLFFARHKNDKEWIEVVTETMKGHVVVCGAGRVGYRVVAQLKEMGKDIVVVEKREDAAFVSALRDERVPLLIDDTRSPLCLPRTNVKHASAIVCATDDDLANLNIALDARKLNPTIRVVIRLFDEDLSGKVRDTFKAEALSSSSLAAPAMALAALDPRIVHSFHLGKHLMVVSLFEAREGLPGMSISDVRDKFGGLALALQRGTDEQLHPVGEEVIRPGDVLTIQASYPEYCRLRALTGESEPPVWSHQDLPVWPPGHRHVG; via the coding sequence ATGGGGGGCTCCCGCCGGCATCTCCGAGCCAATCTGCGGTACCTGCGCGCGCTGGTGCGGCGATTCCGCACCACGCTGGTGCTGGCGTTGGCGCTGTTCGGCGGAGGGCCGCTGTTGTTCGACTGGCGCTACGTGGGGCCCTCCGGGGAGCGGCTCTCGTTCGGCGAGGCGCTGCACCACGTCTACTTCCTGCTCTACGGCCAGCCGTCGCTGCCGTACGTGCATGACTGGGTCATCGAGGTGCTCAACGTGGTGATTCCCCCGGTGGGAATCGCCCTGGTGGCGGACGGCGTGGTGCGCTTCGCCTACCTCTTCTTCGCCCGGCACAAGAACGACAAGGAGTGGATTGAAGTGGTCACCGAGACGATGAAGGGCCACGTCGTGGTGTGCGGAGCGGGGCGGGTGGGTTACCGCGTGGTGGCCCAGTTGAAGGAGATGGGCAAGGACATCGTGGTGGTGGAGAAGCGCGAGGACGCGGCCTTCGTCTCCGCGCTGCGCGACGAGCGGGTTCCGCTGCTCATCGACGACACGCGCAGCCCGCTGTGTCTGCCGCGCACCAACGTGAAGCACGCCTCCGCCATTGTCTGCGCCACGGATGATGACCTGGCCAACCTCAACATCGCGCTGGATGCCCGGAAGCTGAACCCCACCATCCGCGTGGTCATCCGTCTGTTCGACGAGGACCTGAGCGGCAAGGTGCGCGACACCTTCAAGGCGGAGGCCCTGTCCAGCTCGTCGCTCGCGGCGCCCGCCATGGCGTTGGCCGCGTTGGACCCGCGCATCGTCCACTCGTTCCACCTGGGCAAGCACCTGATGGTGGTGTCGCTCTTCGAGGCGCGCGAGGGCCTGCCAGGGATGAGCATCTCCGACGTGCGCGACAAGTTCGGGGGACTGGCGCTGGCGCTCCAGCGTGGCACGGATGAGCAGCTCCACCCGGTGGGCGAAGAGGTCATCCGCCCGGGGGATGTGCTGACCATCCAGGCGTCGTATCCCGAGTACTGCCGGCTGCGCGCCCTGACGGGCGAGTCGGAGCCGCCGGTCTGGTCCCATCAGGACCTTCCGGTGTGGCCGCCCGGGCATCGCCACGTGGGCTGA